The proteins below are encoded in one region of Sminthopsis crassicaudata isolate SCR6 chromosome 1, ASM4859323v1, whole genome shotgun sequence:
- the LOC141544808 gene encoding tripartite motif-containing protein 43-like, translated as MAADMDTVQKLQNEIACIICQNYFSQSVTMDCGHCFCLECLSKSWRVGSIPSSCPKCKEISQIRKFPAFNGRLEKLTDIDKKLSFHSLKSSEEPRCPTHKEVFQYFCEEDQILLCLACCQMPEHESHKLSPIEEASHNYRKKLQKMLSHVEKAFEETKKLHSQKGEVKRPFVDWGQMIAGEYHRLYSFLMEERSQCLKRLKEEQKSREDSITRHIQTLQETMLELQESSQKPQLDLLQDLRELLKRSASVLSQTPKAVIPELREYPIGGIIDIFNKFKVDIRVHPDSESSYVTISEDLKSMRAAEGWQVENQSEESVYHYAFAEQTFTSGRHYWEVDVSQVPQWALGIYSSHSKTRRRKTPTSCASMFLLRCVKKEDHYMFQSYPELLNHRKKDPIPRVGVYLEYSTGTVFFYNVLQRSLIYRVYPILFKESVRPVFCPGPPLPGTKAGTMTIF; from the coding sequence ATGGCTGCTGATATGGATACAGTCCAGAAACTGCAGAATGAAATTGCCTGTATCATTTGTCAGAACTACTTTTCTCAGTCAGTCACCATGGACTGTGGACATTGTTTTTGCTTAGAATGTCTCTCTAAGAGCTGGAGAGTTGGAAGCATACCTTCCTCTTGCCCTAAATGCAAGGAAATTTCCCAAATAAGAAAATTTCCAGCATTCAATGGGAGACTGGAAAAGCTAACTGACATTGATAAGAAGCTCAGCTTCCACAGTTTGAAGAGTTCTGAAGAACCAAGATGTCCTACCCACAAGGAAGTCTTCCAGTATTTTTGTGAGGAGGACCAGATATTGCTCTGTTTAGCTTGCTGCCAAATGCCAGAGCATGAATCTCACAAACTCTCTCCTATAGAAGAGGCCAGTCACAATTACAGGAAGAAGCTACAGAAAATGCTAAGTCATGTGGAGAAGGCttttgaagaaactaagaaacTTCATTCTCAAAAGGGAGAGGTGAAGAGACCTTTTGTTGACTGGGGTCAGATGATTGCAGGAGAATATCACAGACTATATAGTTTCCTGATGGAAGAAAGATCTCAGTGTCTGAAAAGATTGAAAGAAGAGCAGAAGAGCAGAGAAGACAGTATAACCCGACATATCCAAACTCTTCAGGAAACCATGTTAGAGCTGCAGGAATCAAGTCAAAAACCCCAACTTGATCTGTTACAGGACCTCAGGGAACTGTTGAAAAGAAGTGCATCGGTGTTGTCCCAAACACCCAAGGCTGTCATCCCAGAGCTGAGAGAATATCCCATTGGTGGGAtaatagatatcttcaacaagtTTAAAGTGGATATCAGAGTGCATCCAGATTCAGAAAGTTCCTATGTAACTATTTCTGAGGATCTGAAGAGTATGAGAGCTGCAGAAGGCTGGCAGGTAGAGAACCAATCTGAGGAGTCTGTTTACCATTATGCCTTTGCCGAGCAAACCTTTACCTCAGGGAGACACTATTGGGAGGTAGATGTGTCACAAGTACCACAGTGGGCACTGGGGATCTATAGCTCACACTCGAAAACAAGAAGGAGGAAGACTCCTACTTCATGTGCTTCAATGTTTTTGCTTCGCTGTGTGAAGAAGGAAGATCATTACATGTTCCAAAGCTACCCTGAATTATTAAATCATCGAAAGAAAGATCCCATCCCCAGAGTTGGAGTGTATCTAGAATACAGTACTGGTACTGTCTTCTTTTACAATGTTCTCCAAAGATCCCTTATTTATAGAGTCTATCCTATTCTATTCAAAGAATCTGTCAGACCTGTCTTTTGTCCTGGTCCCCCACTTCCAGGAACAAAAGCTGGAACCATGACaatcttttaa